One window from the genome of Rufibacter tibetensis encodes:
- a CDS encoding tetratricopeptide repeat protein has protein sequence MPLVFSRSLSAFSLFLALLSITGCTLSRMARKAEKEQIITAQPEVLMIRGNQVPVEVQAQLPKNLLNNDYRYGIRIYYKGTKGIEEHVGSLGFDFGNYNFVEGKPTMMSSFAFPYSPSKITGQLMAQGVITDPKGRKKYTKAKVLAQGIITTPTLIQTVHAPAYAPEPVKSDSAGPLRFPIYFDQGLATLRQGYGTNLQLLDEFIKSNQKTTKIEIVAMHSPDQMETSTRNLATRRAVAVERFIKQKIDTEGYNNTVSDINFDVRTVQNNWQAMLGRVQSSALPEEQKQQILAIVNGPGSFSEKEEKLQALPAYDYLETYVYPVLRFAEVTVDSKTNPKRDYEVYLLAKKIVENRANADALTAEEMRYAATLTPLLAEKRRIYESAVETYMGWQSLNNLGMVFFEQAQKEIRPKVKQALLEKAILNLRYAAHRKPEAQQFYNLAVAHHQHGDPLEALQSYDYAIRLGGPLPVLQQVFTDKAALELSIGQYDDAVRSLSFAGTGYAAQFNMALLYFLKENYEGAAELGQKLLATYPQDANAHYLMAVIGARSQKEELMAQHLREAIKVQPTLAGKAIEDLEFRKYHKTTAFADALKQKR, from the coding sequence ATGCCCTTAGTTTTCTCCCGTTCCCTCTCCGCGTTCAGTTTATTTCTTGCCCTTCTATCAATTACCGGTTGTACCCTTTCCAGAATGGCCCGAAAAGCAGAGAAGGAGCAGATAATCACGGCCCAGCCGGAGGTTCTCATGATACGAGGGAACCAGGTTCCGGTAGAAGTGCAGGCGCAATTACCTAAGAATCTGCTGAACAATGACTATCGTTACGGTATCAGGATTTACTACAAGGGCACTAAGGGAATTGAAGAGCACGTAGGCTCCCTGGGCTTTGACTTTGGGAACTACAATTTCGTAGAAGGCAAACCCACCATGATGAGCTCTTTTGCTTTTCCGTATTCGCCTTCCAAAATCACCGGGCAGTTGATGGCACAGGGAGTGATAACAGACCCCAAAGGCCGTAAAAAATATACCAAAGCAAAGGTTCTGGCGCAAGGCATCATCACTACTCCAACCTTGATCCAGACCGTGCATGCCCCCGCCTACGCTCCTGAACCCGTTAAAAGTGACTCCGCTGGCCCTTTGCGCTTTCCCATCTATTTTGACCAGGGGCTAGCCACCTTGCGCCAGGGCTATGGCACCAATCTGCAGTTATTGGATGAATTTATAAAATCAAACCAAAAAACAACTAAGATTGAGATTGTGGCCATGCACTCTCCAGACCAGATGGAAACCTCAACCCGCAACCTGGCCACCCGAAGAGCCGTAGCGGTTGAGCGCTTCATCAAGCAGAAAATAGATACTGAAGGGTATAACAACACCGTCTCTGATATCAACTTTGACGTGCGTACAGTGCAAAACAACTGGCAAGCCATGCTGGGTCGGGTGCAAAGCTCAGCCCTGCCCGAGGAACAAAAACAGCAAATTCTAGCCATTGTGAATGGTCCGGGGTCTTTCTCAGAAAAAGAGGAAAAATTACAGGCCCTTCCCGCCTATGACTACCTGGAAACATACGTGTACCCTGTGTTACGCTTCGCGGAGGTCACCGTAGATTCCAAAACCAATCCGAAACGTGACTACGAGGTGTATCTTCTGGCTAAGAAGATTGTAGAGAACCGGGCCAATGCAGATGCGCTTACTGCCGAAGAAATGCGCTACGCCGCCACCTTAACTCCCCTGCTGGCGGAGAAAAGACGCATCTATGAATCTGCCGTGGAAACGTACATGGGCTGGCAGTCTTTGAACAACCTTGGTATGGTGTTTTTTGAGCAGGCTCAGAAAGAGATTCGGCCCAAGGTGAAGCAAGCACTGCTGGAGAAAGCAATTCTGAACCTTCGCTACGCTGCTCACCGCAAACCAGAGGCGCAGCAGTTCTATAACCTGGCCGTAGCCCATCACCAACACGGAGACCCACTGGAGGCCCTGCAGAGCTATGATTATGCCATCAGGTTAGGAGGACCATTACCTGTGCTGCAACAGGTTTTCACAGACAAAGCCGCCCTGGAACTAAGCATTGGTCAATATGATGATGCGGTGCGTAGCCTTTCGTTTGCCGGAACCGGGTATGCTGCCCAATTCAACATGGCGCTGCTGTACTTCCTGAAAGAAAATTATGAAGGCGCTGCTGAGCTTGGCCAAAAACTACTTGCCACTTACCCACAGGATGCTAATGCACATTATCTGATGGCCGTGATTGGTGCCCGCAGCCAAAAAGAGGAACTGATGGCCCAGCATTTAAGAGAAGCCATCAAAGTTCAACCGACGCTTGCAGGAAAGGCCATTGAAGATCTAGAGTTCAGAAAGTACCATAAAACAACTGCTTTTGCTGATGCCCTGAAACAGAAACGTTGA
- a CDS encoding PspC domain-containing protein has translation MKNIQYFLESQAFGVCTKLGEKLGFATSSIRLYFIYLSFLTFGSPVLVYLVMAFWLNIQKILRRERSTVWDL, from the coding sequence ATGAAAAATATACAGTATTTCCTGGAAAGCCAAGCCTTTGGGGTGTGTACCAAACTGGGGGAAAAGTTAGGGTTCGCTACCAGCAGCATCCGTCTTTATTTTATTTATCTCTCTTTCTTAACGTTCGGCTCACCGGTATTGGTGTACCTGGTCATGGCTTTTTGGCTGAACATACAGAAGATACTACGCCGGGAGCGCAGCACTGTCTGGGATCTCTAA
- a CDS encoding glycosyltransferase family 2 protein, whose translation MAYNSPKVAVVILNWNGRRWLEQFLPSVLQNSPEAEIVVADNASQDDSVSFLRAQYPQVRLIQLPENLGFCEGYNQALRQVEATYYVLLNSDVEVTPNWLVPMLDLLEKNPPIAACQPKIKSFHQRTHFEHAGAAGGFLDAHGYPFCRGRLFDTVEEDRGQYDDTRPVFWATGACLLIRAEAYWKASGFEKRFFAHMEEIDLCWRLQNLGYHIYYQGHSTVYHVGGGTLPKSNPRKTFLNFRNGAALLYKNLADAEVDKILYTRLVLDGVAATQYFLKGEWKEVKAIYKAHRAFLADKPFWKEKRKEVPVKKRTHELTGWSQQSVVWEYFVKGKKEFSALEIPDSAALPA comes from the coding sequence TTGGCTTATAATTCCCCTAAAGTGGCGGTGGTGATTCTCAACTGGAATGGCCGCCGCTGGTTAGAGCAGTTTTTACCCTCTGTTTTGCAAAACAGCCCCGAAGCTGAAATCGTGGTGGCCGACAATGCCTCCCAAGATGACTCCGTTTCGTTTCTCCGGGCGCAGTATCCGCAGGTCCGGCTTATCCAGTTGCCGGAGAATTTAGGTTTCTGTGAAGGATACAACCAAGCCCTCCGTCAGGTGGAGGCCACCTATTACGTGCTGCTCAACTCAGATGTGGAGGTAACGCCCAACTGGCTCGTTCCCATGTTGGATCTGCTGGAGAAGAACCCACCTATTGCCGCCTGTCAACCCAAAATCAAATCGTTTCACCAGCGCACCCACTTTGAACATGCCGGGGCTGCGGGCGGATTCCTGGATGCCCATGGATATCCCTTTTGCCGAGGCCGCTTATTTGACACCGTAGAAGAAGACCGTGGCCAATACGATGATACTCGGCCGGTTTTCTGGGCCACTGGGGCTTGCTTGTTAATCAGGGCAGAAGCCTATTGGAAAGCCAGTGGTTTTGAGAAAAGGTTCTTTGCGCATATGGAGGAGATTGACCTTTGCTGGCGCCTCCAGAACCTGGGTTACCATATTTACTACCAAGGCCACAGCACAGTGTACCACGTGGGTGGCGGCACCCTGCCCAAATCAAACCCGAGAAAAACTTTCTTAAACTTCCGGAACGGTGCGGCGCTCCTTTACAAAAATCTGGCTGATGCCGAAGTAGACAAAATCCTGTACACCAGATTGGTGTTAGACGGCGTGGCGGCTACGCAATATTTTCTGAAAGGCGAATGGAAAGAGGTAAAGGCGATCTACAAGGCGCATCGTGCATTTCTTGCTGACAAGCCTTTCTGGAAAGAGAAACGGAAGGAAGTTCCGGTGAAAAAGCGCACCCATGAACTTACTGGTTGGAGTCAGCAGAGTGTGGTATGGGAATATTTTGTGAAAGGAAAAAAGGAATTCAGCGCCTTAGAGATCCCAGACAGTGCTGCGCTCCCGGCGTAG
- a CDS encoding YbaB/EbfC family nucleoid-associated protein: MFDMFGMMNKVKEMQAKMKEVQDNLRHIQVSAEAGGGMVKATATGDRRLLKVEFDETLMNPDDKEMLADLVVAAVNKAMDEAGERGKEEIKKQTEGMLPNIPGLDLSNFGL, encoded by the coding sequence ATGTTTGACATGTTCGGGATGATGAATAAGGTGAAGGAGATGCAGGCCAAAATGAAAGAGGTCCAGGATAACCTCCGGCACATACAGGTTTCGGCCGAGGCCGGAGGCGGCATGGTGAAAGCCACTGCCACCGGAGACCGCCGGTTATTGAAGGTGGAGTTTGACGAAACGCTCATGAACCCTGACGATAAGGAAATGCTGGCTGACCTGGTAGTTGCCGCCGTGAACAAAGCCATGGACGAAGCTGGTGAGCGCGGAAAAGAGGAAATCAAGAAACAAACCGAGGGCATGCTCCCTAACATTCCTGGCTTAGACCTGAGCAACTTTGGCTTATAA
- a CDS encoding T9SS type B sorting domain-containing protein codes for MRKRLAFLLFWMGISLGAWSQTRTNCFIAKAPAASTPLRFICVDEPVTFEDTTARSRDPLFAVFYYINNQQITLPYRFTAPGRYEVRQLANGFDQCLTTFVVRAKAPASPPVFQRLTLLPNNRLQVQVNSSAVNDLIVERVSSGTGTFTPVDTLRNVPVGSSQQTLNTSLTSGCFRLRVTNICTENETIVSATVCAQDLRVTAGNRTNQLTWTANASPGSVVNYQVHRGGQVYQTLPASQTTFTDQQVACGRRYTYQLLAVLPNNTQSASLPVEVETRGTTPPAAPLLIASFDIQNRVTLQTVVPTQETFLEQVVYRSQNGSAFNQILDKQPRNTIDATPGNLTSPFCYQVAYTDSCRLVSPSSASVCPAILSAVLQPEGGVRVSWSTYEGFPSGIGTQTLELLDEQGTVYWSLPVTGQSYIDVNPQEKYQRLTYRLVTTALNAPYQSYSNTASVDQDFQFHFPTAFTPNQDGLNDIFRPVGAPFSSRYLLQVLNRWGQIIFESKDPKTGWDGTHGGKLALPETYIYRFEALDVNGQRITRKGTFTLIR; via the coding sequence GTGAGAAAACGGTTGGCATTTCTGCTTTTTTGGATGGGCATCTCTTTGGGTGCCTGGTCGCAAACCCGCACCAACTGTTTTATCGCCAAAGCCCCGGCAGCCTCTACCCCACTCAGGTTCATCTGCGTGGACGAGCCGGTCACCTTTGAAGACACCACTGCCCGAAGCAGGGACCCTCTTTTCGCCGTTTTCTACTACATCAACAATCAGCAGATCACGTTGCCCTACCGGTTCACAGCACCGGGCCGGTATGAGGTACGGCAGTTAGCCAACGGGTTTGACCAATGCCTCACTACGTTTGTAGTCAGGGCCAAAGCCCCAGCCTCGCCACCAGTATTCCAGAGGCTTACCCTTTTGCCTAATAACCGCCTTCAAGTGCAGGTAAACTCCTCAGCTGTCAATGATCTTATTGTGGAACGAGTTTCCTCCGGGACAGGCACATTTACCCCCGTAGACACTCTGCGGAATGTACCGGTGGGCTCAAGCCAACAAACCCTCAACACCTCACTCACCTCAGGTTGTTTCAGGTTGCGCGTCACCAACATCTGCACTGAGAATGAGACCATCGTTTCAGCCACGGTGTGTGCCCAGGACTTACGGGTAACCGCCGGGAACCGCACGAACCAACTTACCTGGACCGCCAATGCAAGCCCCGGAAGTGTGGTCAATTACCAGGTCCACAGAGGCGGTCAGGTGTACCAGACATTGCCGGCTTCCCAAACCACGTTTACAGACCAGCAGGTAGCCTGCGGAAGACGGTACACCTACCAATTGTTGGCAGTTTTGCCAAACAACACGCAAAGCGCCTCATTACCTGTTGAGGTGGAAACCAGGGGCACCACTCCCCCAGCCGCTCCTTTACTAATAGCAAGCTTCGATATCCAGAACAGGGTCACGTTACAGACTGTAGTACCAACTCAGGAGACCTTTCTGGAGCAGGTGGTGTATAGAAGCCAAAACGGAAGCGCTTTTAACCAGATTTTAGATAAACAGCCAAGAAATACCATTGATGCCACTCCGGGCAATTTAACCTCTCCTTTTTGCTACCAGGTTGCCTATACTGATTCTTGCCGGCTTGTCTCTCCCAGCAGTGCATCGGTTTGCCCAGCCATTTTAAGTGCTGTATTGCAGCCAGAAGGCGGCGTACGGGTAAGTTGGAGCACCTACGAAGGTTTTCCCTCTGGCATAGGAACCCAGACGCTGGAACTCCTGGATGAACAAGGCACTGTTTATTGGAGCCTGCCGGTTACCGGGCAAAGCTACATTGACGTAAACCCACAGGAGAAGTACCAGCGCTTAACCTACCGGCTGGTTACCACCGCACTGAACGCACCTTACCAGAGTTACTCTAACACCGCCTCTGTAGATCAGGACTTTCAGTTCCACTTCCCTACTGCTTTCACCCCCAACCAGGATGGGCTGAATGATATTTTTCGCCCCGTAGGCGCTCCGTTTTCCTCTCGTTACCTGTTGCAGGTCCTGAACCGCTGGGGCCAGATCATCTTTGAAAGCAAAGACCCTAAAACGGGCTGGGATGGAACCCACGGCGGCAAACTTGCTCTCCCGGAAACCTACATCTACCGGTTTGAGGCTTTAGACGTCAACGGGCAGCGCATCACTAGGAAAGGAACCTTCACCCTAATCAGGTAA
- the hutH gene encoding histidine ammonia-lyase, with product MAGQHLVSLAPLSLPEIKKVLQTKATLSLSEEVEQRILRSHAYLHQHLQLAPGPVYGINTGFGALCNTTISPENLETLQRNLVMSHACGTGEEVPAEVVKLMLFLKVQSLSYGYSGVQLSTVQRLLSFFNRDVYPIVYQQGSLGASGDLAPLAHLCLPMIGLGEVRFQEFKLKGNEILDIFSWEPIRLQAKEGLALLNGTQMMAAYGTLICLKARQISAAADVLAALSLEAFDGLSAPFSPEIHQIRPHPGQLKTAARILHLLSESELQQKPKSQVQDPYSFRCVPQVHGASLDALEYAEKVFTTEINSVTDNPNVFAEEELVLSGGNFHGQPLALALDFLSIGLAEWGSISERRTFQLISGQRGLPQFLIQEPGLNSGFMIPQYTAASIVSQNKQLCTPASVDSIVSSNGQEDHVSMGANGATKAYQVVQNVERILAIELMAAVQALEFRRPLRTSPVLEKVVAAYRTQVSPLEQDRVLQPDIEKSVKFIQEFPFEDLMA from the coding sequence ATGGCCGGGCAGCACCTCGTTTCCCTGGCCCCACTCTCCCTCCCGGAGATCAAGAAGGTTTTGCAGACCAAAGCCACCCTGTCGCTTTCAGAGGAAGTAGAGCAACGGATTCTCCGAAGCCATGCCTATCTGCACCAGCACTTGCAACTAGCGCCGGGTCCGGTGTATGGCATAAACACGGGCTTCGGGGCGCTGTGCAACACCACCATTTCCCCGGAGAACCTGGAAACCCTGCAACGCAACCTGGTCATGTCGCACGCCTGCGGTACCGGCGAAGAAGTGCCTGCCGAAGTGGTAAAACTGATGCTGTTCCTCAAGGTGCAGTCGCTAAGTTACGGGTACAGTGGGGTGCAGCTGAGCACGGTGCAACGGCTGCTGTCCTTCTTCAACCGCGACGTGTACCCCATTGTCTACCAGCAAGGCTCTTTGGGGGCCAGCGGCGATTTGGCTCCGTTAGCACACCTTTGCCTGCCAATGATTGGCTTGGGCGAAGTGCGGTTCCAGGAGTTCAAGCTGAAAGGGAATGAAATTCTGGATATCTTCAGTTGGGAGCCCATCCGGTTACAAGCCAAGGAAGGACTGGCCCTGCTAAACGGAACCCAGATGATGGCTGCCTACGGAACTTTGATTTGTCTAAAAGCCCGTCAAATCTCGGCTGCAGCCGATGTGTTGGCAGCTCTTTCCCTGGAAGCGTTTGACGGACTCAGCGCCCCTTTCTCTCCGGAGATCCACCAGATAAGGCCGCATCCCGGACAGCTGAAAACCGCCGCCCGCATTCTCCACTTGCTTTCTGAAAGTGAGTTACAGCAAAAACCAAAGTCTCAGGTGCAGGACCCCTACTCCTTCCGGTGCGTGCCTCAGGTACATGGCGCCAGTTTAGACGCCTTGGAATACGCCGAGAAAGTTTTCACAACCGAAATAAATTCTGTTACTGATAACCCTAATGTGTTTGCGGAGGAAGAACTGGTGCTTTCTGGCGGCAACTTCCATGGACAACCGCTTGCTTTGGCGCTGGATTTCCTGAGCATCGGCTTGGCAGAATGGGGCAGCATTTCAGAACGACGCACGTTCCAGTTGATCTCAGGACAGCGTGGCTTGCCGCAGTTCCTGATCCAAGAGCCCGGGCTGAATTCTGGTTTCATGATTCCGCAATACACCGCCGCCTCCATCGTTAGCCAGAATAAGCAACTGTGCACTCCGGCCAGCGTAGATTCCATTGTTTCATCCAACGGGCAGGAAGACCACGTAAGCATGGGCGCAAACGGGGCCACCAAGGCGTACCAGGTGGTGCAGAATGTAGAACGGATTCTAGCCATTGAACTGATGGCCGCGGTACAAGCCCTGGAGTTCCGCCGTCCGCTGCGTACGTCTCCGGTTCTGGAAAAAGTAGTAGCGGCGTACCGGACTCAGGTCTCACCCCTGGAGCAGGACCGGGTGCTGCAGCCAGACATTGAAAAGAGTGTAAAGTTTATCCAGGAGTTTCCTTTTGAAGATTTAATGGCGTGA
- the hisS gene encoding histidine--tRNA ligase, which yields MSKDKPSIPKGTRDFGPATVVKRNYIFSVIKRTFEKFGFLPLETPAMENLSVLTGKYGDEGDQLIFKVLNSGDFLNKISSQDIEQGYKPLTPKISEKALRYDLTVPFARFVVMNRNEIAFPFKRYQIQPVWRADRPQRGRYREFYQCDADVVGTNSLLCEAEIILMIDEVLSTLGLDDFTIKFNHRGLLAGIAEAIGAKGREADLCVAIDKLDKIGQDAVNEELRQKGIVEESLVKLKPILGLSGDIADLLPQLDTLLQDSEEGQRGLKDIRSMLSYLESFTVHKAKVQLDVTLARGLSYYTGCIFEVKVNNAQMGSISGGGRYDNLTGMFGLPGVSGVGFSFGVDRIFDVLEELNLFPQDSQTITQVLISNFDEASMRYSLPVLQALREAGISTELYPEAAKLKKQMAYADQKSIPYVLLIGSEEMESGLLNLRNMRTGVQERLTVQDILNVLKGNTQN from the coding sequence ATGAGCAAAGACAAACCATCCATCCCCAAGGGCACCCGTGATTTCGGGCCGGCTACGGTGGTGAAACGCAACTATATCTTCTCCGTTATCAAGCGCACCTTTGAGAAATTCGGGTTTCTGCCGTTAGAGACTCCCGCTATGGAAAACCTGTCGGTACTGACTGGCAAGTACGGCGATGAAGGCGATCAACTTATTTTCAAGGTCCTGAACTCAGGCGATTTCCTGAACAAGATTTCTTCTCAAGACATAGAGCAAGGCTACAAACCGCTTACCCCCAAGATTTCAGAAAAAGCCCTTCGGTATGACTTAACGGTGCCTTTCGCCCGTTTTGTGGTCATGAACCGTAACGAGATCGCTTTTCCTTTCAAGCGGTACCAAATTCAACCTGTCTGGCGCGCCGACCGTCCGCAGCGGGGCCGCTACCGGGAGTTCTACCAGTGTGACGCCGATGTGGTAGGCACCAACTCCCTCCTCTGCGAAGCCGAAATCATTCTCATGATAGATGAAGTGCTGAGCACCCTAGGACTGGATGATTTCACCATCAAATTCAACCACCGCGGACTGCTAGCGGGCATTGCTGAAGCCATTGGTGCTAAAGGCCGTGAGGCAGATCTTTGCGTGGCCATTGACAAACTAGACAAGATTGGGCAGGACGCAGTTAATGAAGAACTGCGGCAGAAAGGCATTGTGGAGGAATCACTTGTGAAACTGAAGCCTATCCTAGGATTGTCAGGCGACATTGCGGATCTGCTGCCCCAACTGGACACGTTGCTGCAAGATTCTGAAGAAGGCCAGCGCGGCCTGAAAGACATCCGCAGCATGTTGTCTTACCTGGAAAGCTTTACGGTGCACAAAGCCAAGGTGCAGCTAGATGTGACCCTGGCACGTGGTCTCTCCTACTACACCGGCTGTATTTTTGAAGTGAAGGTGAACAACGCCCAGATGGGTAGCATCAGCGGCGGAGGCCGATATGATAACCTGACGGGCATGTTCGGGCTGCCGGGCGTTTCTGGGGTGGGCTTCTCTTTCGGGGTGGACCGAATCTTTGACGTTTTGGAAGAACTGAATCTTTTCCCGCAAGACAGCCAGACCATCACGCAGGTGCTTATCTCTAATTTTGACGAAGCCTCTATGCGCTACTCTTTGCCGGTGCTACAGGCTTTGCGGGAGGCGGGCATCTCCACGGAGTTGTACCCGGAAGCCGCTAAATTGAAAAAACAAATGGCCTACGCCGATCAGAAGAGTATTCCCTACGTGCTGTTAATCGGCTCAGAAGAAATGGAAAGCGGTTTGCTGAACCTGCGCAACATGCGCACCGGCGTACAGGAACGGTTGACCGTGCAGGACATTTTGAACGTGTTAAAAGGCAACACCCAAAACTAA
- a CDS encoding O-antigen ligase family protein yields the protein MATILVLAIIAVYLTWKARKYLLLLSVVAVTAGVSWFIFQNVPYLKTKFTQGAGVLQRKMMWLSAIELIKESPVIGVAPGDSEEALVVSYREKYFMEGVTSRFDAHNQYLMAGVSLGLAGLMALLFIFYFLFKEAYNQKNFILLSFLAVFALCCLTESLLQRRDGTLLFSFITSLLLFAPKGQKTNSYLEPVA from the coding sequence GTGGCTACTATTCTGGTATTGGCGATAATTGCGGTATACTTAACATGGAAGGCGCGTAAATACCTACTCCTTTTATCTGTAGTTGCAGTCACCGCAGGAGTTAGTTGGTTTATTTTCCAGAATGTACCTTATTTAAAAACCAAATTCACCCAAGGGGCGGGGGTATTGCAACGAAAAATGATGTGGCTTTCTGCAATTGAACTCATCAAGGAATCTCCGGTAATTGGTGTTGCCCCGGGAGATTCCGAAGAAGCATTGGTAGTAAGCTATCGAGAAAAATACTTCATGGAGGGAGTTACTTCCAGGTTTGATGCCCATAACCAGTACCTGATGGCGGGAGTATCCCTTGGGTTAGCAGGCCTTATGGCGTTATTATTCATCTTTTACTTTCTGTTCAAAGAAGCCTATAACCAGAAGAACTTTATTCTTCTTTCCTTTCTGGCGGTGTTTGCCCTTTGCTGCCTGACAGAATCCTTGCTTCAAAGACGAGACGGCACCCTGCTTTTTTCATTCATTACCTCTCTTTTGCTATTCGCACCTAAAGGTCAAAAGACGAACAGTTATCTTGAACCAGTAGCCTAA
- a CDS encoding glycosyltransferase family 4 protein: protein MKVAIVHEWFVDYSGSEKVVEQLLQIFPEAELYAVIDFMPDHLRKHIHHKPVTATFIQQLPFAKKHYRNYLFLMPLAVEQLDVSGYDLVISSSHAVAKGVLTHAHQLHICYCHSPARYAWDLYHQNLHENGLTKGIIGVFAKLTLHNFRKWDFATAQRIDFFISNSRNISRRIKKNYNRESTVIYPPVDLESFSIANTLREDFYLTVSRLVPYKRIDLLVEAFNEMPEKILIVIGEGPELKHLKAIANSNITLMGYQPFEVLKDYLQRAKAFVFAAKEDFGISPVEAQACGTPVIAFGKGGVLETVTPSSGLFFYKQQKEAIIQAVHQFESISENYDPHVIRASVERFNQKRFQEEVRQFVLEKYEELKHHF from the coding sequence GTGAAAGTAGCGATAGTACATGAATGGTTTGTTGATTACTCTGGGTCAGAAAAGGTAGTTGAACAGCTTTTGCAAATATTTCCAGAGGCCGAATTGTATGCGGTGATTGATTTTATGCCCGATCATCTGCGGAAGCACATTCACCACAAACCTGTTACCGCCACGTTCATCCAACAGCTTCCTTTTGCCAAGAAACATTACCGGAATTACCTGTTCCTGATGCCACTGGCAGTTGAACAGCTTGATGTATCGGGGTATGATCTGGTTATATCCAGCAGTCATGCGGTAGCCAAGGGAGTGCTCACCCATGCCCACCAACTTCATATCTGTTATTGCCATTCTCCTGCCCGGTATGCCTGGGATCTATACCACCAAAACCTCCATGAAAATGGGTTAACTAAAGGCATCATAGGAGTATTCGCAAAGCTGACGCTGCACAACTTCAGGAAGTGGGATTTTGCCACTGCTCAACGAATAGACTTCTTCATTTCTAATTCCCGAAACATCTCCCGAAGAATAAAAAAGAACTATAACCGAGAGTCCACTGTCATCTATCCCCCCGTTGATCTGGAGAGTTTCTCTATTGCTAATACCCTCAGAGAAGACTTCTATCTCACCGTTTCCCGACTAGTGCCTTACAAACGAATAGATTTACTAGTAGAGGCTTTCAATGAAATGCCGGAGAAGATACTTATAGTGATTGGTGAAGGCCCGGAACTCAAACATCTGAAAGCCATTGCCAATTCAAACATTACCTTGATGGGGTACCAGCCCTTTGAGGTTCTGAAGGATTACCTGCAAAGAGCCAAGGCGTTTGTTTTCGCTGCTAAGGAAGACTTTGGCATTTCTCCTGTAGAGGCTCAGGCCTGTGGTACGCCAGTCATTGCTTTTGGAAAAGGAGGAGTACTCGAAACCGTTACACCTTCCTCTGGGCTATTCTTTTACAAACAACAAAAGGAAGCTATTATTCAGGCGGTTCATCAATTTGAGAGCATTAGTGAAAACTATGATCCACATGTCATCAGAGCATCTGTAGAACGGTTTAACCAGAAGAGATTCCAGGAAGAGGTACGGCAATTTGTTTTGGAAAAATATGAGGAGCTCAAGCACCATTTCTAA
- a CDS encoding glycosyltransferase family 4 protein, which translates to MPHLVIDARMLHSSGIGVYLRQLIPFLTRQFEVTLLSREKEAQEAHWKETATIIICSSDIYSIKEQVELYTKIPPCDVFWSPHYNIPLLPIKAEKRVVTIHDTYHLAYKQTLSYKQKTYAMLVLKAAVKLSDKVVTVSEFSKREIEKYTNCPKEKVKKISNGVDHTLFSAGISESEEKTLRNKFFHLPKRYILYVGNVKPHKNLLTLLKAYIQLSTGLQKQYGLVIVGKKDVFITPDTELAKLLQKEPDLERQIVFTGFVPDALLPFFYKCASLFVFPSLYEGFGLPPLEAMACGCPVLASTAASLPEVCGTAAIYFNPLDAEELKHQLEKVLEDDKLQQELRKKGIVQSKKFSWKSSANEHIQLFNDLLTSH; encoded by the coding sequence ATGCCGCACTTAGTCATTGATGCCCGAATGCTTCACTCTTCCGGCATCGGCGTCTACCTGAGGCAACTCATTCCTTTTCTCACCAGGCAGTTTGAGGTTACTTTATTAAGCAGGGAAAAAGAGGCACAGGAAGCACATTGGAAAGAAACAGCAACTATTATCATTTGCTCATCAGACATTTACTCTATTAAGGAACAAGTAGAACTTTATACTAAAATCCCACCTTGTGATGTATTCTGGTCTCCCCATTACAACATTCCGCTTCTACCAATCAAGGCAGAAAAACGGGTGGTGACTATCCATGACACTTACCACCTGGCTTATAAGCAAACCTTGTCTTACAAACAAAAAACTTATGCCATGCTGGTATTGAAGGCCGCAGTAAAACTTTCAGATAAGGTGGTGACAGTGTCAGAGTTCTCTAAAAGGGAAATAGAAAAGTACACAAATTGCCCCAAAGAGAAGGTCAAGAAAATCTCCAATGGCGTAGACCATACCCTGTTTTCCGCCGGTATTTCAGAAAGCGAAGAGAAAACGCTTCGAAACAAGTTTTTCCACCTTCCTAAGAGGTACATCCTGTATGTAGGTAATGTGAAGCCGCATAAAAACCTGCTTACGCTGCTTAAAGCCTATATACAACTTTCAACTGGGCTGCAGAAACAATATGGTTTGGTGATAGTTGGTAAGAAAGATGTGTTTATCACGCCAGACACTGAACTGGCTAAACTGCTGCAGAAGGAACCTGACTTGGAGAGACAGATAGTATTCACTGGTTTTGTACCCGATGCCCTTTTGCCATTCTTCTATAAATGCGCATCTTTGTTCGTGTTCCCTTCTTTGTATGAAGGTTTCGGACTACCCCCGTTGGAGGCTATGGCGTGCGGATGTCCGGTGTTGGCTTCTACAGCAGCCAGTCTCCCAGAAGTATGCGGTACTGCTGCTATATATTTCAATCCACTAGATGCGGAGGAACTCAAGCACCAATTGGAAAAGGTTTTAGAAGATGATAAGCTGCAGCAAGAACTTAGGAAAAAAGGCATTGTACAGTCTAAAAAGTTCTCTTGGAAATCTTCGGCTAACGAACACATTCAACTGTTCAATGATTTACTGACCAGCCATTAA